The DNA region ATGTATACTcaaagtagtggtgtcaacaatgatcgattcggcgatccgaatcgatccggggcatggacgatccagatccagatccggcaagttccagaatcaatccggcaatttttttaagtttcaattacttccatggatatttcgggagcaaatgaatgttaaattaaatataaacacttcaaaacattgcaagactgatacagactgatacagaaaacagccaataaattgttgctcagtatctgactacttgtatttcctcatcatggctgaacatttgctcagTAGAaaggtaatgcattgcaatgcattgtagaattgaatcgaatcggattggatctaatagaatcgaatcgaatcggatctactacctcccgaatcgtgatcgaatcggatcgtgagggcagtgccgatccacaccactaactcaAAGTGAGATGCTTATACTTAAATTCAGACTTTCATGCCTTAATCGTTTGATGTGTTTAATAAATAGTACATGTTTTGTTTAGTCGTCAGATATACTTTTTCCTCAATCCCACACACTGGAGGACCAAATTTGCAAAGCAACTTTTGTTGTCAGCTGTCACAGGTTACAGACATAAGACATAAACTCTCTCAGATGTGAAGATGTGATGAGTATTATTTGACAAGACCAGCCATTCAGTTCCAAAGTCACCCCAGAGCTACCTGTAGTGTAGACATGCAAACAATCCTTCTTCCCTAACAATACTGCTAAATCAAAGTTCTAAAGAAAACACTGGTGTACACACATTCTACTTGCTGTTCTTGTGTTGCATTCAGAGACTGTGATGTCACTTTGCTTTCAGGGACACAGCAGGACAGGAGAGGTTTAAGACCATAACCACAGCCTACTACAGAGGAGCTATggtaagtgtacacacacacacacacacacacacacacacacacacacacacacacacacacacacacacacacacacacacaccagtgctttacactaactttttcgcttaccagccattttggctagtggttttcctgactcactagccattgggcctcttcactagccataattttcttaaccatcatagcagctttaatgaattatataataggctgtaataatgtaatgtaggataatataatataatataatataatataatataatataatataatataatataatagcctataggctaatataatataaaataatataatataatataatataatataatataatataatataatataatataatataatataatataatatagggcctaataactagaattgttattaactggtccatgcatgcatgcatgcatgcatgcgataagaacagattaacttatctgaggaatggcatagccgtgcagaaacaccaagcacagtgttgtggaagggcacaaatgtaagctacatgagagcaaaatatttccgtctttgatctgaagggcactttcgatgcgcaaagtagatagtgcaaagtcattgccaagcttcgcatgtcctcagtcatggatgtggaataacacctcttctggaatattttctcataaaagtaggctatccactagaaggcacacacatatgcggccggtaactacagaaggagctacgacttcctttcattccgtttaatattgagttgtttaaaatataggctaaacggacgcaaggcaagatgggcacatgcgaagggacatgggacatgatttgtgcagtctggaaggctactactgcgcgttgtttaagccccgtttgacagtcgggaacaacggcacaagaaacatggaggaatattaaggtatgatgacatacaggcaaatcagaaaattatttaaaccgaacattattaatgccgcatgtgtccttgtcttatcactgcgctaattagtctcaaaactttcacaagaccggtgttctcctctcgccttggtcattttaatgtccactactactatgcattgtaatgacagatcccaaaacaggtaagttgagatgaacttcgctactttattttcacgtgaaggttttcagtgacatttccacgcgcgctgatgtgctgcaggtagctcgctgctgccactcatattcgcaagactagctctatcagattcctcacgtgagacacaggtgacacgtgacacagatgcttcatgggtattgtaggctcgcgaaatcgcattgcattgcgcttgtagcaaagacggtccgaggggaaaaactacaaaatgcggtgcctcatcatttagaattgtaacggacccgccagaatggcaacgccgactttcacccgcatttggctacctggcgtgtgttagtgttaagccctgacacacacacacgcacacacacgcgcgcgcgcgtggacAGGACAGGAAATGTGAACTTGTTTATTGGGGACTGTGGTTGGAgtgtgcacactcacaaacacaaagtaTGTGAGAGACAATCTAATGACTAATCTTGCCTTTCTAGGGCATCATCCTGGTGTACGACATCACTGATGAGAAATCCTTTGAGAACATTCAGAACTGGATGAAGAGCATTAAAGAGGTGGGTGTGGTAGTGGTACAGTAGTCAGTGGTATCTGCTGAGTACAACCCGCCACTAAAGGGCACTTCAAATTGTCCAGAAAATTATCTGGAGAGTTTTGGTCTGTGCACTTGTCTGTGTTGATTAGTCACACACTTGAATCACTTAGCTGGAATCCATGAGAGCAGAGGTATGACCATGCAAGATATAAAGACACAGAGATTTGCACCAGTCATTTGATGAAGCTCCATTTTTTTGTCAATTGTCACTGGAACTGTTTACAGGCAGAGAAAAAAACTTTGGCAGATTTTCTTTGTACCCAGACTGTGGCAAAAGAATTCTGACAATAGAACACCAGAAGCCCTCAATCCCTATCCTATAAGCTTTAAATAAATTTATTTGTTTCCTAAGACTAACCTTAGTAGCAGAGATTGGTAGTCCATACTCGTATCATACTCGTATTTCAGGCTTGTTCTTGTCTATCCAAGGATATTTGCCCTGGATATGACACTGCCCTACTGTATTATGGCAGCACAGGTTTTATCTGAGGGAATTGTTCTAAGGCTGCTACTTGCTACTCAGTCACTTCAGATGTTAATAATCCTTAAAGCAAATGTATCGTTCAGATCATACATCTAAATATCGATATGTGATATTCTGGCAGCTATGATGTTGCATGATATACAAAACAATTCAAATGGTGCAGACTGTCTGGATGGTGTTTGAATTACGATACAATGATTTGCACGTTGGTGTATGGCATTGGACACCAATAACTGTGCTTATGATCAGGTGTGGAATCGCAAAATACAAGCAGATATCGTTAATTTCCCTAGCAGTGATAGATTATGACAGTTTATTTAGTAATTTGCCGCTGGAACATGACTATTGGATCTTTCAGCACAGCAAACTTAGCCAACAGCAATAACATTGTTGTTACAGTTTTATTACCCAGCTCTTCTAGCTTTTATTGTAAATTGGCCAGAGAAGTTCACCCAAGTATCACAGGAGAGCAACTGACAAACCtcaaacatacaaaaaaacaggGAAGCAGGGCAGGTTCAGAAGCACAGTGGtgctctgtgtgtgcagtgtgtgacgATGGGGAACTGAAGCCTGGAAGCCTGGTGCTCATGCTTTACTGTCacttatattttattttgttttgttttctttcttctttacTACCCAGAATGCATCAGCGGGAGTGAGCCGAATGCTGCTGGGTAACAAGTGTGACATTGAGGCCAAGCGGAAAGTGTCCAAGGAAGTTGGCGAGAAAGTCAGTATACTGTACAAGCACAATCACATGCAAtgtctgcttgcctgtgtgtggttTATTTTTCATGACAGGGCAAAATGTCTGTGTAAATGTCAGAGCCACTAGCTTTGGGCctgtcacacatactgtaggcctactgtcacatGTACAATCACATTTATTGTCTGCTCGTGTGTGGTTTATTCTGTGACTAGGCTACATATTTGTGCAAAACGTCAAGGCAGCTGTAGCTTTTGGGTATGCCCGTCATTGATGACCTATATAAACCCCTTTGAGCAGAGACTACAGCCCCTGACAAAAAAATTGTCGCGATGTTGCTGGATCATCAGCAAATAACCTGACTCAATAAATCAATTGGCTTCAGAAGACCGCTACAACCCTCTcaaatgaagttttatgtacaaaaatgaaTTTGTTGTACTGAGGAAAGGTCATTTAATGGACATGGAAAAGGCAGATTTTGGCCAGACCAAAGTTTTGCAACCTACAGAAATAACGAGGCTGTATGTTATAACCTTGTagtcctcaaaattgtaatgaggTAATGACTTAGTCTTTATTTAAATCTCTCAGTAACGTCACAAAAGTATTGTTATGGGGTAGTTGAGCCTTTCTAGCAAAatgtgaataggcctgctggctGGCCCATAGAAATTTATCTTGGACATATGAACataggtggactttccattaggcaaacctaggcaattgcctagggccccaaccaaatttgtcctccataggggccccagctgtcacaccagtcgcggtaaacacacaaaaaagtaggctagaTCTTAATTTGAGACCtaacttatgtaaagtaatcgaagatatacagtacacaaaacactaaaatagcaccaaaacatagAATTGTAGGCCTACCGGTATGCCTATATGGtggcttttgagggccccatgtttatgttTTGCCTAGGTCCCCAAatgactagatccgcccctgcataTGAATGCTACATGTAAAAATCTGATGACTTACACAACATGCTCATTCTCTGCAGCTTGCAAAGGACCATGGAATTCGCTTCTTTGAGACAAGTGCCAAGTCCAGTATTAATGTGGATGAGGTGagaacctctctttctctctctctctctttctctctctctctctctctctctctctctctctctctctctctctctctctctctctctttctctctctctttctctctctctctctctctctctctgcttgcttcCTTGATTCTGTACCTTTTCATTGGTCATGCTTTATGTTCAGACCCCCATGAAATTTACGATACCATGCCATTAAGCTGTGTACTCAtatgtgccccccccccatctttctctctctctctctctcattctcgttctctctctctcattctcattctctctctctctctctctccctccctccatcagtcCATGCTTTCGCTGGCTCGGGACATTTTGCTGAAGTCAAGCAAGAAACCGGTTAGTAAGCACAACAGGGGTTCCCTAAATTCAGCAAtttactttgtgtttgtgtgtgatttctgTGTGTTCTGCACTCTGCTTATGAGATTTATATTTCTAGTCTCTCATGTCTTGCAAAAAAATATCATGGTGTCCTTGTAATACAACCTTCAACAATTTCTTGccggttaaagcgatggttcggagtagaatcaccctaatgccatttgaaccgtgacacccatccacctttacacccgaagtgttttctgccgcaggcttacatcaacagagttgccgtgttattcgatgtttattccggttagcttgactcaagcgcatatggatactgggcaccgtctccaaactttccccacaaaaataacatgtcatgacaccaaacttctgcagtagcacaaatatggtctgtactcacgaaacgaagcatttggaagtttggaaatagtccaggagtttattattatcaacacaagccgaatagcttctctgctgctaaagctgcgccaacgttacttccgtcatctaagacaagcatgtaagagtcctcaacgaagctcataatatgcacaatgaaaagtgaattcagcatcagtattgataacgaaaatccttgtctaattgatagtaggtaagatttgaaatatcttttaagtattgccttgaaaatataagccttaatcacaattcagtgaaaacttttttaacactctcgtctggaagtttgttgaagacttttacgggcttgtctcatatgacggaagtaacgttggcacagctttagcagcagagaagctattcagcttgtgttgataatactaaactcctggactatttccaaacttccaaatgcttcgtttcgtgagtacagaccatatttgtgctactgcagaagtttggtgtaatgacatgttatttttgtggggaaagtttggagacggtgcccagtatccatatgcgcttgagtcaagctaaccggaataaacatcgaataacacggcaactctgttgatgtaagtctgcggcagaaaacacttcgggtgtaaaggtggatgggtgtcacggttcaaatggcattagggggattctactccgaaccatcgctttaagctaGAAGTATTGTGAGCAAATTGTGCAGTACATCATGATTTGCCTTTGAAAGTTTTACCTATATAACTGCTTTTTAAAGTCACATTTAGAGCTTACACTTCTAATAGCCCATAGGGCATGAGCAAGCAGCAGTCCTGGCCCTAcataataatacaaaaacattCACTGTTGAGTGGAGTTTGAGAGTCTTGGATAATTGTACTTTATTTCAACTTGAAACattcatgtatgtcattaagtCATTGTATGTTTTGTTATTTTAACTGAGGCATGTTTTCATGAAAAGAGCTAAATAACCAACACATACCTGTATATAGCCATActactcctcctactactactacagtacattAAAACTGCAAGGACAGTTGAAATATTCACACATCTGAGTAACACTGTGTATATTCCAACTTTGTTTATCCCAGACATCCACTGCCAAGGAGGTGAAGCTGACAACACCAGAGACCAAGGCCAAGTCATCTTCCAAGTGCCTcctcatttaaacacacacacacacacacacacacacacacacacacacacacacacacacacacacacacacacacacacacacacacacacacgggagggtGGGTGTCACTAGGGGTGTTGAAAGATGGAGATGGTTTGAATAATGAGAGGAGAAGTGAGCAGAGGAAAGTGGAAGAAAAGTCAAAGAAAGTTTTAAAAATCTTTAAAAGTCAAAGTTGAAAAAAGTACAACCAACTTGAAGCAAATGAGAACAGTGTTCATCACTGAAGGTTTTGTAAAATATTGGCTAACCTGAGCATTATAAACACATGCATGGTATTGTTCAGTTGAACTGACATTAAAAAGTCACATTGACATTTTCAAAAGTTGGTTTTATGATGTTGCTTTTACAGTGTAGGTaatgtatgtgagagagggagagaaggcctCCGTACAATGCTAGTCCTGAGCTGATGACTGTGTTGTTCAGGTAGCTGTCAGTATTTTGATAAATGCTGTATACAATTCCATATGACATTCTTTTGAGAAAAAAAGCATTCCTTTGGAATAAAAAACAATACTGGTAGTAGAAAAAACGAAATGTGGACTATCGATATTAGCTGAGtgtttctgacaaaaaaaaccccacataccTCAAAATGGGTACAAACTGCAGTGGTAATCAAATAACCCATGCAAAGATGTGTTGCCAGGTGCCTCAACATCTTCATGATATTGTCAGATGAGCACCACCATAGTGCCTTGATTATCCTAGACAGGAGAATGGTACACGCCACTGGGTTTTGTTACATTGCCATGATCTGAACCACTGACAGGAGGGGGGATGGAAAGGAAAACAGAAAGTCAGATGGAggtcaaaagaaagaaagaaagaaagaaagaaagaaagaaagaaagaaagaaagaaagaaagaaaggatgaatggAGATCAGTATTTTGGAAATGTACTAGCTGACTTTTATAAATCGGCCAGTGCTCACAATGCAATGGTACTGcaattaataggcctactgatggaTCATAGTACACTAACACATGTTTGCTGAGGTACAATAGACTTAGAATATAAGAAAAGATGGAGGAACATGGATCATGATTCTTTGAAGATGTTAAACTCCTTCACAAGTTAGTAAATTCAACTTTTAACAAGGTGCAGGGTGTACCATAGGTTTTAGACTTGCCATATATCGTACATAGAAAATCTTCTGAGGTTAACTGTCTCTTTAAGAGAAGACATCCCACTACATTTTTGCATTGAATACAGATATTTCAgctagtgagtgagtgatttTGACTGACAGTAGATGAAAGGCTTAAAAGCAGGTATGACTAAaaagagagtaggcctatgtcttctgTATTTGGGCGTGTAAGAAGGTTATGTTGTATAATGTTTACTTGTGCAGAATTGTACAGATATTCTTTAATCCAATAGCTGTATTATAGGAGGGCCACAAAGACCTCTCACTATGGTGGCTTTTGATTTTCAGAGAAGAATGATCTTTGGTGCCATCTTGGTTAAAACACACCTACAAGCCCAGAGTCCCCCATAGACGACTCGACATTCGACTCGaccgaattttttttttttttttacaaaagtgtgtgtaccggtgtctgtgtttgtacaggcacacacattcatgtgttTGTGACAGGGATGGGCAAGGAGGAACAGCAGGTATGGCAGAAACAAGTTCCTCATGGGGGTGATGTAACCGAGGACATGCACAGACTTGCACATCAGGGGTTCTGGAAAGATCTACGAAgatcttcctcttcttttctcctgttGAAAGACTGATCCCCATACCATGCTGATACTGGGAGGTATTCCAAGAGCAAGGTTGAGTGATAAATCTGGCTTAGTGATCCTAAGTGTAAAAACCAACAAATAGATCACATGCAGGTGTCATTTGGTTAAGAAAATCAGAAGTACAGGCTCTTCCATTAACTGACTTGCAAGATCAACTTAAACACCTCTTTTGGAATACCCTGCAGGTCCTCCGCCATGCCTTTCACACGCTGCGTCTTCTTTGACGGCTGTGTCACCTCTGTGGTGCAGTCTTTCTGCTGGGAGCTTCACAGTCCCTTTTCAACAAACGCTCAGCCTTTTTAAAAACTGAACAAATGACGACTTTGTACACCAAACAGGAATCTATTTTTGTTGttgacttttttttaaatgaaaaaatggcCTTGTTTCTGTTTACATGAAAAACATGGGAAACATAAAAAGGATGCAAGAAGGGAAGAATCGAAggtgaaaaaaagacagaatggatgggtggatggatgtgaTATGAGGATGATGTTGCACAAGAAGGTGAAGAAGATGTTTTGgtaaacactttacttgacgccggcgtcatacgtatgacataacagtgtcataataacattgtcataatgcatgtgtaataaatattatgtcaatgtcataaacattgtatgactatCTTTCAGTGAAATtgggttatgacaaagacaggcctaacaatgtcaacttttcatggccatacaatgttgatgacattggcattatgtttatgactcgttcatggcactgttatgacactatgtcacacgtatgacgccggcgtcaagtaaagtgtaaccaatgtTTTAAATGACTTGTGTTGCAGCTGTACAGCAATTCTTTCAGACACCAGCACTGCTATTTTCTGCTTTATTTTTGGACACACtgtactttctgtgtgtgtgtgtgtgtgtgtgtgtgtgtgtgtgtgtgtgtgtgtgtgtgtgtgtgtgcgtgtgcgtgtgtgtgtgacagtttttCTTTCATCGAACGTGTGAATATTTCTCAGGTGGTCTGAATGAAACACCATGCATGTCTCTGACTCTTTTATGCTGCtttgaataaaaaacaaacaaacaaaaacacatcgtAATGACATGGGGGTTGTGTATTTTGTCTGCCCTTCTCATAACAAGTTTTGTTAGTGAGTTGCTCTTGAAGTTTGTTCTCACTCACATGTTAAAAGGTGTAGGCTATGTTAAACGTGCTTGCTCATTGTCTGGAATAGATGTCCTTTATTTCTGTATCGATAGGGCTATCACACTGTTAGAACGCTATTTATAGGCCTAGTTTCTGGATCAGTTGTCTCTGTTCCACCTGCTCAAAATCAAGGTAGGCTATccgatataggcctaggcctacgatGATTGTACAATTATACTGCAACAAGCACATTTCCATCTAAATATATTGCTATGCTGGAGTCTACGGTCTACATATTCATATGCAAGAGGAAACAGATTGATTGAGCTTAAATTATACCAACTCAGCGTTGTTACAGTAAAATAAACTCTGATTGGACCACCACGGTCCACGAGAGCTCGTTGCTAGGTAACCGGCACTCCCGTGCaacatcagcagcatcagcaccccCTCGCGCTTGCCCACGGACTCTGCGGCAGAGAAGCACCCGTGTGTGGGCTTCTCGCTattaatgttttgttgataaccAATTGGTGCCAGTCAAACGGTTGGACTTTTGAATTCATCATATGAGCCCTAAAAAAGTAGCCTCGTTCACTGAACTCCACCACGTTCAGTTAACACGCTGCTTATGTGAATGTAAAGGTCTGTGGGCTGTGTTTATGTAGGCTAGTGTCTGTGCTGATGACTATATGACTGATTAGCCAGTTAACTGATACCGGGGGCAAAGCGTGATGCTCCAGTCTGTCGATGATGACGTAGTCAACGACGCAGTGAGGCATATGTCCGGGATCTTTACGGACAGGACGGGGGTCCGCGTGActgcagggaggagagggggcatCAGCACGGATCATCGTGGAACGCCCCCGAAGGAAACGGGACCCGTCATATTTTAAATCGCGTTTCCAAAAAAAGACCACCACTGAACTGGATTAGTAACCAAACTGCCACTTGCGATGCGGTATCTTTTATAGTCAGAGCTTgctttgtgtaggtgtgtgttttagCATCTCTCAATTTGCCTATcggatgctctgctctgcttgtgcCCTTAATCCGTTAGCGCTTGTCAAACAGGACCTTGGCGATTCTGCACCTTACTCTCGGAGGACACTGGATTGTGGAGAGTGGGGAGCCTTGCGCCAATTCTCTGTCCCTATCCATTCGGGAGGGATAAATGTCAAGTTTCCGTGATATACCCTTTGTGAAACATCGGACTGCATGTGGTCTCCGTTGGCAGGCCCTGGCAGGGCTGGCTGTCCGCTGAAAGCGGAGGCAATCTGAAAGGCACGGCCTGCTGAAGGCTCCCGTTACCGCAATGCCGCTCCACCTGACAGCAGGAGCGGGGAAGGAGGTGATGGACGACGCAGGGCCGTGGCAGGACGATGTAGACATCCAGTGTTCACCTGCTGAtgaaaaaacaacacacatgtCATAGCGCAGGTTTGGTGTGTTTTTGGATTTAAAGACAAGAGTGTGCTGAGAAGGTCGACAGTATCTAAAGTGCTGAAGTCGTACTGACGCGAAGAGACTGCTTTCTCTTCTGCTGCAGCTTGGGCATCGGTTCAGTTCTCTGAAACGGCTTTCCAAGTTATACACTGACGCGGAATGACATTCCGTCCGCCAGCACCCCGCTGTGTATTTATGCTTATTAAAATATTTAAcgggacattgcattgcatttgcatgGAAAACATTTGAGGTAGGCTGTAACAGCGTATCAAACTCTCCCTGCCCAAACGCGTGTCCTCTCCGTTCCTTGATCGTTTCAACACCCCCTTCCGGTGTGCGCTCTGGGCCCCAGTCAAAACATGCCATCACCGTCGGAGTCTAGCAGCGTGGTGTCAGTGTCGGGGTCCCGGGCTTTATCCGGGGGTCGGCGTGGGAGCGCCCGGCTGCTCCTCTACCTGGGCCTGTGTCATCTCGGTCTGGGTGCCATGGTCCTGGCGTTCAGCTTCACCAGCTTGGCGTTCACCTCCTCCCCCCGGGTGCGCCAGTCTTGTCCCTTCTGGGCCGGCTTCTTCGTAAGTAACACTCTCTTTGCATGTTGTTTGTTTAGGTTTGTGATCTGCAACAAGCAGATTGGAGAAAAATGTGAAATGATGTTTATACACGTGTAATGTTCGTGAGATGAGATCTTAAAAAGAGTTTTGATCTGGATATAATCAGAATGGGAACAGTTTGGCTGCTGTGTTAGTGCCCAAATCAGTTCTTGGAAAGACATAAAAATACTGTAGCCTAATGGAGAACAGTGCACTTTTGAACATCACGAAAGCATGACTTTACCAGTGCATGGAGATACTGTATGTCACTCACAAGTTATAAGACATGAAGTTGCTCAGGTAAGCATAGAGGGAGTGTGAAAAAAAATAAACGCCTTACCTTGGCTTTAAATCCCTAGCATATTGGTGAGTCTGTAAACGTGCCTTCAACAGTGCTGTCACCAAACCCCATCAGGCATTTAAATGAAAGCCCAACTCTGCATGGATGCCCGCCCGCGGTAGAAGGAGAGGGCACATGCACACCCATCCATCATTAAGGTGTGCACATCATCCGTTAACTGCTCCTCGAAGGACCAATGCGCTTCCCATAAATTTCCAGCTGTTACACATCTCCCTGTCAACCTCTCCTGGGATACTTGCGCAATAAAAGAGCAGATTGATTGTGTAGTGCCTCCACAGAGCCAAGCAGCGAAAGAGGAAgagacatggcacacacacacacagagacataaggACACATCACGCCCGGCAAGGACCGACCTTGTCCTGTGTTCTTGTAAATGTACTTGTGTTTACATGAGGTTTGATTCCAAGCTGTGTTTGGTAAATGGAGAAAGAGGGGACAGAATTGCCTGTTGCTTGTGACAGACGTAACGTGATGTAAAGTAtgtaagtactgtgtgtgtgtgtgtgtgtgtgtgtgtgtgtgtgtgtgtgtgtgtgtgtgtgtgtgcgtgcgtgcgtgcgtgcgtgcgtgcgtgcgtgcgtgcgtgtgtgcgtgcgtgcgtgcgtgcaactgTATGTGAGCGGGGCCTCTCTTAAGACCATGCAATAATGAGTCATGTGGCTAGAGGTACTGTTTGACCAAATAGGACCATAAGATGTACAGGGAGAGGGCAAGGGTCAGCCAGGCAGGAGAGGAAGCAGGGAGACAGGTGAAGTgagagcccacctgggaaactccaacgcccatcgccattgtgacacagcactccacagcacacagtgctcactgcacacaacataattgcatgtatgcctcaccctgCAAGGGGCAACCCCCAGTGGCActcaaagggagcagtgtggcgggacggtaccatgctccgggtacctcagtcatggaagaggattggggagagcactggttaattaccccccccAACTTGGTggatcaggagtcgaaccggtaacctttgaaatacaagtctgacaccctaactgcttacccatgactgcccatgaaggAGAGGTGGCAGGGAGGCAGCTTAACTCTGGAGTGTCAGTGTGATAGatgtgaaagtgagagagtgataTGTAGGGTGCGgggacgtagcagcaaattgtgggccctatgtacaataagCTCCAGTGGACCACACCGCACCATATATCTACATACATTTGACTGTTAGTATGGCCTCCTATACATGGGGCCTT from Engraulis encrasicolus isolate BLACKSEA-1 chromosome 5, IST_EnEncr_1.0, whole genome shotgun sequence includes:
- the rab13 gene encoding ras-related protein Rab-13, which codes for MAKKYDFLFKLLLIGDSGVGKTCLIIRFAEDNFNSTYISTIGIDFKVKTIDVDGKKVKLQVWDTAGQERFKTITTAYYRGAMGIILVYDITDEKSFENIQNWMKSIKENASAGVSRMLLGNKCDIEAKRKVSKEVGEKLAKDHGIRFFETSAKSSINVDESMLSLARDILLKSSKKPTSTAKEVKLTTPETKAKSSSKCLLI